In Chitinophaga oryzae, the sequence GGCAGCGTACCCGACAGCCTGCATTCTCCTGTATTCAAGGACAGCCTGCTGATCACCGGTAATACCGTGGTTCGCGCCATCGCCTGCAAACAGGGATGGTATGCCAGCGATCCCATACAGCTGTCGTTCAGCAAAACCACCTATACGCCCGACAGTATCAGGCTTACCAACCAACCCGAAGGATCTTATATCGCTAACGGTGGCACCAGCCTTACGGACGGCCAAAAGGGCGGAACAGACCATAACAACGGCAAATGGCTCGGCTATACGAAAAACAGCCTGGAGGCTATTGTGCAATTTCCTGCGCCCGTACCGCTAAAAGCTGTTACCATCGGCGCACTGCGTAACACCGGCGCCTATATTTTCCTGCCGCGCCAGGTTGAAATATGGGGCGGCAACGATCCGCGGCATCTTAAATTATTAAAGAAAGTCACGCCTCCCGCAGACAAAAAAGACGATCCTGTTACCACGATGGACATCAATTGCGACTTCCCGCTCACACAGGTATCGTATGTTAAAATAATGATGACACAAACCACGCTGCCACCGTGGCATCCCGGCAAAGGCAACCGCGCCTGGCTTTTTGTGGACGAGCTGCTTTTCAACTAAAAATAAGGAAGAGCGTTGCCGTGGCAACGCTCTTCCTTAACAAGGAGGATTGATCTGGTTGATTAATGTGTCAGGCCAATGAAGCCATCCTCATTACCGCTGTCAAAAGGAGAAATAGTATATTGAATTGTCATTTTTTCTACCCAAAGCATGACAAAAGGCAACAATGGCACGGTTCTGGTAATTACATGTGAAGAAAAATTACTTTATGAAAAAAATACATCTACTTTTAACCGCTGTCGCCCTGATTCTTTTCAGTTCCTGCTATACGGTGCACACTGCGGGTAACAGCGGGAAAATACCTCCGGGCCAGGCGAAGAAAATGACCGGCTCCCAATCCGCCAAACCATATGCGCCCGGACAGCAGAAAAAATACTAAGTAGTTAAAACGGACCTTGCAACGGTTCATTTTTTCTCCGCCCAGATATAGGCTCTCCTCGTTGGATACTCTACTCCTTCATAGGGGTGCCTTTCTATGGCATCAATAACATCAAAGCCCGCCTCGTTCAGCAACGCGATAATAGCATCTGTCTTAAAAAAGAACAGATCTACATCCACTTCCTTCTCATGTGCCTTATCAAAATGAACGACTTCTTCTCCTACGTGAAAAGAAAATAAAAAGCCTCCTCCTGTTTTCAGCACCCGGTGAACTTCTTTGAAACAAGCCCCCACCTGTTCACTCGTAAAATGCACGATAGCATAAAACGCCAGCGCACTACCCAGGTATGCCGAGGGGTAACCGGTGTTCAGCAGATCGCTGGTCTCAAATTTTATATGAGGAGAAAGCCTGCGGGCGGTATCTACCATAGCAGGTGACAAATCCGTACCGATAAGTTCCTTCATACCGTTGTCATGCAGAAAACGTGTTGTTTGCCCGGGGCCACAGCCAAAGTCCGCACACAGCCCCTTTTCCTTGTTGGCAAATGCAAATTCCTTCAGCAACAAACGGTCAAACTGTTTTTTGGAGAGCTCATCCCAGCGTTCCGCCGCATAGTCTTCGGCAACCTGGTTATAACAGTGCAGTACTTTTTCCTGTGGGTTCATATGAAAGCTGAGTTTCCGGTATTAACAAATTTTGTTTACTGAAAATATGCTTTAAAAATGATATAGAGAAATGTGCCCGCTTACATTTTTTTAAGCCGGGGGCAAGCCAGTGCCGGATTTTAGCGCTTGGTTTTATTATCTTTAGAAAGAAGACTGTAATCCTCCGACCCACTTTACGAGCCAACGGCGGTAAGCCCAAACCAATGCCACAATGATCGATTTATGAAACCCAGTTAAACGGCCCATTTTACTTAACGAAAACCCAATGACAATTATGAACCAGGCATAATGACCGGCCCCTCTATATTTTTCAACCAAATCTGAACCATCATGAAAAAGACGTTCTGTCTTATTGCCATTCTCATGGCAATCACCCTCCTATTGCCTGCACAGCAGCGGCAGGTAACCGGGAAAGTGACGGGCAACAATGCGCCTGTCCCTTTTGCCACCGTCCAGCTTAAAGGAGCTGTTACCGGCACCACTACAGACCAGCAGGGAAATTTCAGGATATCCGTAACCGGTAAAGACGCCGTGCTCGTCGTCCGAAGCCTCGGCTACCTGTTGAAAGAAATACCTGTCGGAGAGGCTGCCACTATCAGCATCGACCTGCAGCCGGATGACAAGACCATGCAGGAAGTAGTGGTGACTGCGCTCAACGTAAAGCGGGAAAAGAAATCACTGGGCTACTCCGTCCAGGAAGTAAAAGGTGCAGAACTCACCCAGTCGAAAGACGCCAATTTCATCAATGCACTCAGCGGAAAAGTAGCAGGCATACAGGTTACCGGATCTTCCGGCAATATGGGAGGATCTGCCAGGATCACCATCCGCGGTATCAACTCCATCTATGGCAACAACAACCCGCTGTTTGTGGTCGATGGCGTACCGATGGACAACAGCTTCTTTACCGGCAACAATCCTACCAGCAGCCTTGACCAGGAACGCGGCCGCGGCGGATATGACTATGGCAACGCCATACAGGATATCAACCCCGCTGACATCGAATCCCTGTCCGTACTCAAAGGCGCTGCTGCTTCCGCCTTGTACGGCACCCGCGGTTCCAACGGCGTGATCGCCATCACCACCAAAAAGTCCAAATCAGGCGCCGCCAGCGGCATTGGCGTCACCTATAATTTTGGCGCACAGATGGAAAAAGTGTACATCATGCCGCAATACCAGGATGAATACGGTGGCGGTTATAAATTCACCAAACTGTATGTAAAGGAACACCCGGAAGGATTCAAAGACGGCAAAGCCACCTATGACGATAACGATGGCAAAGGTCCGTACGACCTCGTTCCGGACTATGAACCCGACGTATCCTGGGGACCACGGCTGGATGGCAGGCTCGTACGCCACTTCTGGTCATGGGACAAAAACAAACAAAACCCTGACTTCGGCATATCTGCCCCCTGGGAACCACATCCCAACAATAACCGCAGTTTCTTCGAAACCGGCCTGACGCTCACCAACAGTGTAGCCGTCACCGGTAGTAATGAGAAAGGCGCTTTCCGCCTGGCTTACACCAATCTTGACCAGAAATTCGTTCTACCCAACTCCAAACTCAAACGCAACTCTCTCAGCTTCAATGGCAACTATGCCATCTCCAGCCGGCTGGAAGCCTTTATCGGCGTCAATTACGCCAGCACCAATACCCTCGGCAGGCCCGGTACCGGCTACCACGGCAGGAACGTTATGCAGGGTTTCACTGAATTCGGGCACCGCGACTGGGACATGGAGAAGATGAAAGACTACGCCTATGCATACGACGGGTCCCAACGTTCGTGGAACCGCGGCGCATGGGATGATCAGCCGCCACGGTATACCGACAATCCCTACTGGACACGGTATAAAAACTACCAGACAGACCGGCGCGACCGCGTATTCGGCAACGCAGGCATCAACTTTAAACTCACCGACTACCTTACCGTTACCGGTAAATTTATGACCGACTTCTATACCGACAGCCGCCAGGAAAGAGTGGCCATCGGTTCCCAGGGCATCCCCTCTTACGTTGAAGCCACCCGTTTCGTAAAGGAAAACAACTACGAAGGACGTATCAACTTCAACAAATCCATCGGCACCCGCTTCTCCCTGACAGCCTTTGCAGGCATCAACAGAAGGGAAAACTATTTCAAATTCACCGGCGGTGAAAGCAAAGACGGGTTAAACATCGATGGCTGGTATAATCTCGCCAACTCACGCCAACCCGCCCGTACGTACGACCGCGTGGAAAGGCTGCGTGAGAACGCCGTCTTCGGCAGCGCCTCGCTGGGCTACCAGGGCATGCTTTACCTTGACGTTACCGGCAGGAACGAATGGTCCAGCACCTTGCCGGCAGCCCACAACGCCTACTTCTTTCCATCTGTATCCGGGTCATTCGTCTTCTCCGAACTCAGCGGCCTGAAAAACACCCGCTGGCTGTCTTTCGGTAAACTCCGGCTGGGATGGGCGCAGGTAGGTAAAGGCACTATTCCTTACAGCACTGCGCTGGCCTACCTGGCAGAAGAGAACTTCGGTTCCACCGCCCACATCACCGTACCCGATCAACTGAACAATGCAAACATAAGACCTGAGATCACTACCGAAGTGGAAGCCGGCCTTGAATTACGTTTCCTGCATAACCGGCTGGGCGTGGATTTCAGCGTATACGACAAAAAATCAAAAGACCAGATCATCCCGCTGACCATCTCCGCCTCTTCCGGTTATACCACTGCCATCATCAATGCGGGGCTGATCAGGAATAAAGGGTTTGAACTGGCGCTCACAGGCACACCCGTGCAAACAAAGAGCGGGTTCACCTGGGACCTGGGTTTCAACATCGCCCGCAACAAAAACAAAATCGAAAAACTGTACGACAATCCGGAGAAAGGCATCCGCGTGACCAACCTGCTGCTGGCCAACGCGCCCTTTGCCGTATCTGTGAATGCCCGCGAAGGCGAAACCTACGGCTCTATCGTTGGCTACGCCATTAAACGGGACGCCAACGGCAACAAACTGGTAGGCGCCGACGGCTTCTATATCAGGGACGCCAGCCAGTCGGTGCTGGGCAACGCGCTACCCGACTACACCGGTGGCTTCTCCTCCATGTGGAGCTATAAAGGTGTTTCACTGGGCGTCAATTTCGATTTCCAGATCGGCGGCCAGTATTTCTCCACCACCACCATGTTCGGCCGGCAATCCGGCCTCCTGGCGGAAACAGCAGAAAATGGCATCCGCGAAAACGGCACGGTGGCAGACGGGTATACAGAAGACGGCAAGAAAAATACGAAAGTCATATCCGCCTATGACCACTTCAATAACAACAACGGATACGTGGTACAGGAACTCGACATGTGGGACGCCGGTTATCTCTATCTCAAAGAGATCAACCTGGGGTATACATTTGAGAAATCATTTGTGTCCGCCCTGCGGCTGCAGCACCTCCGCCTCTCCTTCTCTGCAAGGAACGTATGGCTGATCAGCACTGCCAACCCGCACCTCGATCCCACCAGCCTGGCCATATCCGCGGGCAACGTACAGGGCATTGAAGCCGCTGCGCTTCCCTCTGTACGCTCCTTCGGTGTTAACTTATCCGTTTCCTTCTAAAAAGCTAAGCCATGAAAAAAACAATATTTAAAGCGCTGTGCTTCGCGTCGGTAGTGGTGCTCCTGCTGGCAGGCTGTACTAAAAAATTCGATGAGATCAACCTGGACCCGAATAACCCGAAAACAACCGACCCCGGCTACCTGCTGGTCTCCGCCGAGAAAAAAGCCGTAGACAACATCTGGAACGAATGGAACAACGGCCGTACCGGCATGCACTACGCCCAGTACTGGTCCGCCACCACTTACTCCAACGAAAGCCGCTACCAGATCCGTGAAAACCAGAACAACAACTTCTGGAACATCCTGTACGCCGGCACCATCAAAGACCTCAACGAGATCATCAGGATCAATACCGAAAAACCTTTCGATTACTCCCCCAACCAGATAGCCATCGCCGAAATCTTAAAAGTGTGGACCTACCATATGCTGGTGGACGTATATGAAGACATTCCCTACAAATCTTCCCTGGGCGGCCTCGACCGGCCTAATAGTCCATACGACAAGGCTATCACCATCTATACTGATCTGCTGAAAATACTCGGTGAGCAGGCGGCAAAACTGGACCCGTCCAAAGGTTCTTTCCCCGCCAAAACAGATATCATCTACAACGGCGATGTCAATAAGTGGAAACGTTTTGCCAACTCTCTCCGGCTGCGTATAGCGATCCGCGTGAGTGACGTTCCCTCTTTACAGCCACTCGTCAAACAGGCTATCAACGACGCCGTGGCCTCCGGGGTATTTACTTCCAACGCAGACAATGCCCTGTTCCGGTATGTGGAAGCGCCGCCGAACAATAATCCGCTGAACGAGGCTTTCAAATCGCGTATTGATTTCTGTATGTGCAAAACCATGGTAGACTACATGCTCGATATCAAAGATCCCCGGCTGCCTGTTTACGCAGCGCCGGCGAAAGACAACGGCAGGTATATCGGTAAGGCATATGGCCTGAACCAGCAAAACGGGGAAACCATCCCCAACAGCGCCATATCCCTGCCCGGCAGCGCTGTGCTGGACGCCAAAGCCCCGGCTGTTTACATGGATTACGCCGAAGTGGAGTTCATCCTTGCCGAAGCCATAGAACGCAACATCATCAGCGGTTCCGCCGAAGAGCATTATAAAAAAGGAATCAGGGCTTCCCTGGAAGACCGCGGCGTCGCCGCTTCCGCTATCGATCCTTATATTGCCGGCGTTCCCTATAACGGGGGCGACTGGAAGAACGTGATCGGTACGCAAAAGTGGATCGCTCTGTACATGCAGGGCCTGGAAGGCTGGTTCGAAAGGCTGCGCCTCGACTTCAAAAAGCCGGATGGACAAGCACTGTTCGTAGCGCCCGTTGATGGCTCCCTCGACCGCGAAGTCACTGTTGTGCCTACCCGCATGACCTACCCCGTAGACGAACAACAGCTGAACAAAAGCAACTACGACAAAGCGGTCCAGTCCATCGGCGGCAAAGACAGCAAGGCCGCAAAACACTTCTGGGACCTTTATTAATAAACTTTTGAGGATATAGAGACGGTCATGAAAAAAGGTCGGTTTTCGCAGGAAGGCCGGCCTCTTGTTTTCAGCAAGCATTAACCTCTCAGAAATTACGATGCGCTGAAAATCACCCATGGCGCGGAAGACAGGGTGGAATCATCTTTTAAATCT encodes:
- a CDS encoding SusD/RagB family nutrient-binding outer membrane lipoprotein, which translates into the protein MKKTIFKALCFASVVVLLLAGCTKKFDEINLDPNNPKTTDPGYLLVSAEKKAVDNIWNEWNNGRTGMHYAQYWSATTYSNESRYQIRENQNNNFWNILYAGTIKDLNEIIRINTEKPFDYSPNQIAIAEILKVWTYHMLVDVYEDIPYKSSLGGLDRPNSPYDKAITIYTDLLKILGEQAAKLDPSKGSFPAKTDIIYNGDVNKWKRFANSLRLRIAIRVSDVPSLQPLVKQAINDAVASGVFTSNADNALFRYVEAPPNNNPLNEAFKSRIDFCMCKTMVDYMLDIKDPRLPVYAAPAKDNGRYIGKAYGLNQQNGETIPNSAISLPGSAVLDAKAPAVYMDYAEVEFILAEAIERNIISGSAEEHYKKGIRASLEDRGVAASAIDPYIAGVPYNGGDWKNVIGTQKWIALYMQGLEGWFERLRLDFKKPDGQALFVAPVDGSLDREVTVVPTRMTYPVDEQQLNKSNYDKAVQSIGGKDSKAAKHFWDLY
- a CDS encoding SusC/RagA family TonB-linked outer membrane protein, with protein sequence MKKTFCLIAILMAITLLLPAQQRQVTGKVTGNNAPVPFATVQLKGAVTGTTTDQQGNFRISVTGKDAVLVVRSLGYLLKEIPVGEAATISIDLQPDDKTMQEVVVTALNVKREKKSLGYSVQEVKGAELTQSKDANFINALSGKVAGIQVTGSSGNMGGSARITIRGINSIYGNNNPLFVVDGVPMDNSFFTGNNPTSSLDQERGRGGYDYGNAIQDINPADIESLSVLKGAAASALYGTRGSNGVIAITTKKSKSGAASGIGVTYNFGAQMEKVYIMPQYQDEYGGGYKFTKLYVKEHPEGFKDGKATYDDNDGKGPYDLVPDYEPDVSWGPRLDGRLVRHFWSWDKNKQNPDFGISAPWEPHPNNNRSFFETGLTLTNSVAVTGSNEKGAFRLAYTNLDQKFVLPNSKLKRNSLSFNGNYAISSRLEAFIGVNYASTNTLGRPGTGYHGRNVMQGFTEFGHRDWDMEKMKDYAYAYDGSQRSWNRGAWDDQPPRYTDNPYWTRYKNYQTDRRDRVFGNAGINFKLTDYLTVTGKFMTDFYTDSRQERVAIGSQGIPSYVEATRFVKENNYEGRINFNKSIGTRFSLTAFAGINRRENYFKFTGGESKDGLNIDGWYNLANSRQPARTYDRVERLRENAVFGSASLGYQGMLYLDVTGRNEWSSTLPAAHNAYFFPSVSGSFVFSELSGLKNTRWLSFGKLRLGWAQVGKGTIPYSTALAYLAEENFGSTAHITVPDQLNNANIRPEITTEVEAGLELRFLHNRLGVDFSVYDKKSKDQIIPLTISASSGYTTAIINAGLIRNKGFELALTGTPVQTKSGFTWDLGFNIARNKNKIEKLYDNPEKGIRVTNLLLANAPFAVSVNAREGETYGSIVGYAIKRDANGNKLVGADGFYIRDASQSVLGNALPDYTGGFSSMWSYKGVSLGVNFDFQIGGQYFSTTTMFGRQSGLLAETAENGIRENGTVADGYTEDGKKNTKVISAYDHFNNNNGYVVQELDMWDAGYLYLKEINLGYTFEKSFVSALRLQHLRLSFSARNVWLISTANPHLDPTSLAISAGNVQGIEAAALPSVRSFGVNLSVSF
- a CDS encoding class I SAM-dependent methyltransferase, encoding MNPQEKVLHCYNQVAEDYAAERWDELSKKQFDRLLLKEFAFANKEKGLCADFGCGPGQTTRFLHDNGMKELIGTDLSPAMVDTARRLSPHIKFETSDLLNTGYPSAYLGSALAFYAIVHFTSEQVGACFKEVHRVLKTGGGFLFSFHVGEEVVHFDKAHEKEVDVDLFFFKTDAIIALLNEAGFDVIDAIERHPYEGVEYPTRRAYIWAEKK